The following DNA comes from Marichromatium purpuratum 984.
CGAGACCGAATAACGGTGGGTGTTGCCGCGCGCCGAGACCTCGATCAGCTTGTCGACGATGTGCTGCGGCGTCGGCTGATCGGGGTTGCCCATGCCGAAATCGATGATGTCCTCGCCCCGCGCTCGCGCCGCGGCCTTCAACTCGTTGACGATGTTGAAGACATAGGGCGGCAAGCGCTTGATGCGATGGAAATCTGACTCGGGGGCGACCACGGGGGGACCTCGTTGAAGATGAAGTTGGAAAAAGGTTCAGAGTGTACAGCCAGTGGGGAAAGAAGCAAGCCGAACGGTGCAGCCCCCCTCCGGACACTCGACACATCGACACCACCCGTCCCCTCGGCCGACGGGGACGATGCTGCGCTCGACAGCGCCAGCGCAATCTTCAAGGCCGTGGGGCTCGCCGCCGAGTACTTCGGCTGCGCGAACTGGGGAGAATACGTGCCGCGGATGCTCGAGCACCTGGCGCGGGCGACCCATGCCAGCCGCGCCTATGTCTTCGAGAACCATCTTGGTATCGACGGGATACTCTACACCAGTCAGCGTCACGAGTTCTCGGCTCCCGGCATCGAGAGCCAGATCGGTAACAACCAGCTGCAGAGTTTCCCGATCGAGACCGGCTTCGCCCGCTGGTGTCAGACCCTGCGTGGCGGGGGCGTGGTGCAGGGCTGCGTCGAGACCCTGCCCGAGGGCGAGCGCGAGATCCTCCTGGCCCAGGGGATCAGCTCGCTGGTCGTGGTGCCGGTCTTCGTCGCCAAGCACTGGTGGGGGTTCATCGGTTTCGACGACTGCACCCGCAGGCGTCACTGGAGTGAGGTCGAGATCCAGGCGCTGCGCGCGGCGGCCAATGTCCTCGGCGCCTCGGTCCAGAGCGAGCGGCTGAGCCGGCTCGAGCAGCGGATGTTCCAGATGGCCACCCATGACGAACTCACCGGCCTGCCCAACCGGCGCGCGCTCAACGGTTATCTGCGACTCGAGCAGGCGCGCAGCGATCGCTCGGGCAGCCCCTACTGTCTCGCCCTGTTCGACATCGACCGCTTCAAGCTGATCAACGACATCCATGGTCACTGCGCCGGCGACCACATCCTCAAGCAGGTCGCCCTCGCGCTCAGACGCAGCATCCGTCAGGGCGACTGGGTGGGCCGCTGGGGCGGCGAGGAATTCCTGGTGGTGTTGCCCGCCACCCGGATCGAGCAGGCCTACCAAGGCATCGAACGGATGCGCCAGGCCGTCGAGCGTGCCCGCCCGGAGTTTGCCGAACGCCGCTTCGAGGTGACGGTGAGTGCAGGAGTGGCCGAATGCACCGCTGGCCACGACAGTGTCGACGATGTCCTCGCCCGCGCCGACGCGGGTCTCTACGAGGCCAAGCTACGCGGGCGCAACCGCACCTGTGTCACCAACGCCGAGCAGGCCCACAATCTCTCCACCGCAGCCCTGGTGCAACGGGCCATTCGCGACGGCCAGCTCCACCCGGCCTATCAGAGCATCGTCGATCTCGCCAGTCGCACCCAGGTCGCCGAAGAAGCGCTCGCCCGCATCGTCGTCGGCACCGAGCAGGTGCTCTGCGCCCAGGAGTTCGTCGAGATCGCCGACCGGCTCAACCTGCTCCACCGTATCGACGACATCCTCGGACGCCGCGCCATCGCCCGCTGCGCCGTCGAGGGCGATCAGCGTCCCGCCATCAAGCGCTTCATCAACCTCTCCGGCGACCTGTTGCGCCGCCCCGAGCGGGTCGCCGCACTCGCCCAGCACGCCGCGGCACTGTGCCCGCGGCTCGGCCCCGGGCGACGCACCCGCGCGCTGGTCCTGCAGATCACCGAGCGCGAGCCGCTCGGCCATGCCCATCAGCTCAGGACCACCCTCGCGCCCTTTCTCGACCAGGGCTTCCGGCTCGCCATCGACGACTTCGGCGGCGGCTATTCCTCGCTCGGCTATCTCGCCGAGCTGCCGATCTCCTTCATCAAGATCGACCGTGAACTGATCGCGCAGGTCCGCACCAGACCCAAGTCGCGCGCCCTGGTGGCCAGCATCCAGTACACCGCCGACTCGCTCGGCATCACCACCATCGCCGAATGCGTCGAGGACGAACCCACCGCCCAGGTCCTCGGCGAACTCGGCGTGCACTGGGCACAGGGATATCTGTTCGCGGCGCCGACGCTCGAACTGGAGCAGGCCGGATGAGTCGTCACCTCGGGGTCGTGGTGCTGGTCGCACTCGGTCTGCTCGGCGGCGGCTGCAGCCGGGTCTCGCTGGTCTACGACAATGCCCCCTTCCTCACCGCCGTCTATGTCGATCACCGCATCGACCTCGCGCCGCAACAGCTGCGCCGCTGGACGGACAGACTCGAACAGGTCCAGACGCGTCACCGCCGCGAGGCGCTGCCCCGGCTCACCGCCCTGCTCGACGGATTGATCCTGACGAGCGAGCGCGGTTTCGCCCGTGAGGATCTCGCCTGCCTGATGGCCGCCGCTGAACCGATCTACCGCCAGCACGCCGAACTCTTCGTCGACGCCACCGCACCGCTGCTCGCCACCCTCACCCCGGCGCAGCGCCAGCGGCTCGAACGACTGTGGCGCGAGCGCGACGCCGAGCGCGCCGCACCCGCCGACCCCGAACGCGAACGGCGCAAGCGCGCCCGGCGCTATATCCGCAATCTCAGCGACTGGACCGGACCGCTCAGCGCGAGCCAGCAGCAGCTGGTGCGCGAGCTGACCGCGGCGATGCCGCGCAGCCAGCCCGCGCTCGACGCCTATCGCGCCGACCAGCGTACCCGGCTGATGACGCTGCTCGACGAGGGCGCCGGGGAGGCACGGATCGCCGCCTTCCTCCATGGCTGGCTGGTCGAGTTCGACGCCATGCCGGCGGCGCTGCGCCGCGACGGCGAGCGCCTGACCGAACAGCTCGTCACCCTCGCCGCCCGGTTCGGCGCCAGCCTCGATGCCACCCAGCGCACGCGGCTGCTTGAGCGTCTCGGCGAGCTGCGCGAGACCCTGCAACGACTGCAACGCGAACAGCGCGCGATCGTCCCCCTGCCCTGCGCCGGCTGAGCCGACGCCTCAGAACAGCTCGTCGAGCACCCGCGGCGAGCTGTCCTCGACCACGGGCGCGGGCGCCGCGCGGATCGGATCCGGGCCGAGCAGCATCAGGCGATACTCCTCGCGCACCAGCTCGGCGATGCTGCCCGGCCCCCGTGACTCGACCCCGCGCGCCGGATCGATCCGCACCCGCACCATCCCCGACGGCGGCTTCAGCGTCGCCACCGGACGCTCGGCGAGCGCCTGGCGCATGAATTCGACCCACATCCCCAGGGCCGCCACGCCGCCGTACTCGCCGCGACCGAGCTCGGAGAAGTCGTCGAAGCCCATCCAGGCGATGGTGACGAAGTCGGCCTGATAGCCGGCGAACCAGGAGTCGCGCAGGTCGTTGGTGGTGCCGGTCTTGCCGACCACGTCGGCACGCCCGAGGGCGCGGGCGCGCCGCCCGGTGCCGACCTCAATGACGTCGCGCAACATCGAGGTCATCTGATAGGCGATGCGCGGGTCGATCACCCGCTCGGCCGCGCCGCCGGTGGCGGCGAGCGCCCGGGTGCGGGTCTCGCCGCCACCACGCCGGTACCAGCAGTCGTCGCAGGCGCGCGGCGGCGCGGCGACGAAGACCTCCCGACCCTCGCCGTCCTCGATCCGAGTGATGAAGTGCGGGCGCACGTGGTAGCCGCCATTGGCGAATACCGCATAGCCCTCGGCCAGACTCACCGGAGAGAGCTCCACGGTGCCGAGCGCCAGCGACAATCCGACGGGGTTGTCGATCAGGGCGAAGCCGAAGCGTTCGAGATAGCGCTTGGCGTCCTCCAACCCGACGCT
Coding sequences within:
- a CDS encoding DUF6279 family lipoprotein; translation: MSRHLGVVVLVALGLLGGGCSRVSLVYDNAPFLTAVYVDHRIDLAPQQLRRWTDRLEQVQTRHRREALPRLTALLDGLILTSERGFAREDLACLMAAAEPIYRQHAELFVDATAPLLATLTPAQRQRLERLWRERDAERAAPADPERERRKRARRYIRNLSDWTGPLSASQQQLVRELTAAMPRSQPALDAYRADQRTRLMTLLDEGAGEARIAAFLHGWLVEFDAMPAALRRDGERLTEQLVTLAARFGASLDATQRTRLLERLGELRETLQRLQREQRAIVPLPCAG
- a CDS encoding putative bifunctional diguanylate cyclase/phosphodiesterase, with protein sequence MGLAAEYFGCANWGEYVPRMLEHLARATHASRAYVFENHLGIDGILYTSQRHEFSAPGIESQIGNNQLQSFPIETGFARWCQTLRGGGVVQGCVETLPEGEREILLAQGISSLVVVPVFVAKHWWGFIGFDDCTRRRHWSEVEIQALRAAANVLGASVQSERLSRLEQRMFQMATHDELTGLPNRRALNGYLRLEQARSDRSGSPYCLALFDIDRFKLINDIHGHCAGDHILKQVALALRRSIRQGDWVGRWGGEEFLVVLPATRIEQAYQGIERMRQAVERARPEFAERRFEVTVSAGVAECTAGHDSVDDVLARADAGLYEAKLRGRNRTCVTNAEQAHNLSTAALVQRAIRDGQLHPAYQSIVDLASRTQVAEEALARIVVGTEQVLCAQEFVEIADRLNLLHRIDDILGRRAIARCAVEGDQRPAIKRFINLSGDLLRRPERVAALAQHAAALCPRLGPGRRTRALVLQITEREPLGHAHQLRTTLAPFLDQGFRLAIDDFGGGYSSLGYLAELPISFIKIDRELIAQVRTRPKSRALVASIQYTADSLGITTIAECVEDEPTAQVLGELGVHWAQGYLFAAPTLELEQAG